A window of Nitrosopumilus sp. b3 contains these coding sequences:
- a CDS encoding 6-bladed beta-propeller translates to MIPTSYALGDYDLISEWGQFGIAKDGHFSYPEFIAVDEEGNSYVSDLGNKRIQKFSSDGQYLTHWGQSGTLPGEFHYPAGIAVSGNFVYVADHDLHKVQKFYLNGTFVEQWGSKGIHDGQFKYPNGIAVDSENNVYVVDTGNQRIQKFTSDGEFILSFGSSGMGTGQFLTAIGIDVDDEGYVYVTDKGNRKIEKFDSFGNWIITLAFTGYDFTFSPGGIEISPDGKIYVVNSESGKVLSVDQDDNLYLNIFQKNGPFSQTFRTPTDIALGINGELLVVDSSAHKIYSLETPAYTEPEIIEVIEIPVVVPEIIESFSRDKINPTIMPPSDMILEATGLTTFVNIGEAIAADSESGIKSILNNAPEEFSLGVNKVTWIAFDNAGNTAEAYQTITINACGHVYSDYNMIVGTNTDDFIQGTPNDDLIFGLDGADIISGNDGNDCIFGGDGDDIIYGNNGTDTLSGGPGNDVLKGDSGFDILYSNSGSDVLDGGDDSDGCYSPADSKTDLILNCES, encoded by the coding sequence TTGATTCCTACTTCATATGCACTGGGTGATTATGATTTAATCTCAGAGTGGGGACAGTTTGGTATTGCAAAAGATGGACATTTTTCATATCCTGAATTTATTGCAGTAGATGAAGAAGGAAATTCATATGTAAGTGATTTAGGAAATAAACGAATTCAAAAATTTTCCAGTGATGGGCAATATCTTACTCACTGGGGACAAAGTGGAACTTTGCCTGGTGAATTTCATTATCCTGCTGGAATAGCAGTAAGTGGTAATTTTGTTTATGTTGCAGACCATGATTTACATAAAGTTCAAAAATTTTATTTGAATGGAACATTTGTTGAACAATGGGGGAGTAAAGGAATTCACGATGGACAATTCAAATATCCAAATGGAATAGCAGTTGATTCAGAAAATAACGTCTATGTTGTAGATACAGGAAATCAAAGAATTCAAAAATTTACATCTGATGGGGAATTTATTTTATCTTTTGGCTCAAGTGGAATGGGAACAGGCCAATTCCTTACGGCAATTGGAATAGACGTTGATGATGAAGGATATGTGTATGTTACTGATAAGGGAAATCGTAAAATTGAAAAATTTGATTCTTTTGGAAATTGGATAATAACACTTGCTTTTACTGGATATGATTTCACCTTTTCTCCTGGAGGCATTGAGATTTCCCCTGATGGAAAAATCTATGTTGTAAATTCTGAAAGTGGCAAAGTCTTGTCTGTTGATCAAGATGATAATCTGTATCTAAATATTTTTCAGAAAAACGGACCTTTTTCACAAACCTTTAGAACTCCAACTGATATTGCTTTAGGAATTAATGGTGAATTACTAGTTGTAGACTCTAGTGCACACAAAATTTATTCACTTGAGACGCCAGCTTACACTGAACCTGAAATAATTGAAGTTATTGAAATTCCTGTAGTAGTACCTGAAATAATTGAATCATTTTCCCGTGATAAAATAAATCCAACAATAATGCCTCCAAGTGATATGATTTTAGAGGCAACTGGTTTGACTACTTTTGTAAATATTGGTGAGGCAATAGCTGCTGATAGTGAAAGTGGAATTAAATCAATTTTGAATAATGCTCCTGAAGAATTCTCTTTAGGTGTAAACAAAGTTACTTGGATTGCATTTGACAATGCTGGAAATACTGCTGAAGCATACCAAACCATCACAATCAATGCATGCGGACATGTTTATTCTGATTATAATATGATCGTAGGTACAAATACTGATGATTTTATTCAGGGAACTCCTAATGATGATCTGATTTTTGGATTAGATGGGGCTGATATCATTAGTGGTAATGATGGAAATGACTGTATTTTTGGTGGAGATGGTGATGATATTATCTATGGAAATAATGGAACTGATACATTATCCGGTGGACCTGGAAATGATGTCCTAAAAGGAGATTCAGGATTTGACATTCTATATTCCAATTCAGGTTCTGATGTTCTGGATGGTGGTGATGATTCTGATGGATGCTATTCACCAGCAGACTCTAAAACAGATCTTATTCTAAATTGTGAATCCTGA